GAACTCCGTGTATCTACCATGACCCGTTTGACTTGTCTGCGACCAATGAGTACGGTAATGACAAGAGCGTCGTTATAGGGTAAAGTGACGCCTGCTGCATCTTCATCGGAGAAAGTAATTGCATCATCTTCCGGAAGCTCCCGAGTTCTCTTTTCACGAGTTACCGAGATTTTCATTTTCCTAGATGCTGTGAAGCTAGTTCCAGCGATCGTAGCTCCTCTGAAAATCATATTGATAACGTGCTCGGGAGCTTTTAGCCCGTTTTTCTCCTCGATGAGGTTGACCCTACCATAATTATACCTTCATCTCTCACTCAGGTATTCTCGGAGATGTCCCCTGCCAAGCATGTTGGCCATCTCCTCCCGGAGGTGTCTACAATCGGTGGTTTTATGCCCATGAATCCCGTGAAACTCGCACCAAACTGTCTGATCTATGGAGTTGGGTCGGATCGCAACGGCCTAGGAGGGCGTGACGACGGATAAGTTTTCAGAACATCCACCATCTCAGACTCGCTAATGGAGAAACTGTAATCTGAAAGTTTGGGATACTTCGTCCCCTTCGAAGGAAACCCGAACTTGTTATTTTTGGGTTGTAGCCCCCGTCCGTTCTTCTCGGAGTTATCTTTTTTGTTTCCCCCAGTCTTCTCCACTGACCTATAACCGGACCCGCTACTAGCAGCTTCTGGTGGAGGGTACGGCTGAAAATGATTCTTTGACGGAGCCCCCAGCAAGTCGACTTCCACCCGGATCTTGGATTCATACCGGTTGTGCAATTCCTCCTATATTGTAGCTTGAAATTCCAAGAGACTTTCCCTGAGCCTGTGGGAAGCGTCCGAAATTAAAGGGTTCAAACCCTTAGTAAAAACCTCTGCTGCCTACTCGTCTGGTACGACAAGTAGCAACATGTGCTCTTTCTGGAACCGGGAAACAAAATCCTAAGACGCTCCGACTCTCCCTGAGCGATGCGGAAGATATCCTTTTTCTGGTTTTCACCTTCCTTGCTCTGGCATGAGCTTTAATAAAAATATCAGCGAACATGGCAAATGACGTGATTGAATGTTCTGGAAGCTGGGAGTACCACGTCAAGGACCCTGGCGCGAGGGTCTCGccaatttttttgatcaacactgACTCGATCTCTTTCTCTTGCAAGTGACTGCCTTTAACCACCATAGAGTAGGCAGTGATGTGATCCTTCGGATCCGTGGTGCCATCGTAATTGGGAATATCAGGCATCTTGAACCGTTTTGGGCTCTAGCGCAGCCTCGGGTGTATACGCCCTTTGACTGTATTTCTTTGAATCGGGCCCTTCGATGACTGGGGGTGCCCAGGAATTTGACTAAGGCGCTTCTGAAATTCCTTCGCATTCTTCTTGGCCTCTTTGGTAGTTTGGTCCATCTTCCTGGTGATTTTCCTCATGAACCTCTTGACTTCAACTTGGAAGGGATCATCAGGAGCAAATTCACTTCCGGAAGCATCTCCATTCCTTCCCATAGTTTGCCTGCTTCCATCGGTGGCGTTCAAATTGGCAGCAGGCGTAGGTGTGCCGGTGGGAGGAGCGGCCCTGCCTACCGCTACTCCCATGAAGGCTTCAACGATTTGCTTCAGCCGTTCCACTTCTGCCATCGTTCCGGAGTGTTGCCCCCTCAGAATTTGGATGGTCTCCGCCATAGTTTCATTGGCAGGGATACCGTCCGCTTCGTTGTTGAGGCCATGTTCTCCTCTTGTTATTGGATGTTCCACGTGCGGTGGCTATAGGCCGGTTGGAAGAGGTTGTCCATCCTGTCTTAGTGGGAGGTTGGCCCGTTGGTCTGCACTGTTCGTTGTTTTCATTAACTCTTGTCATACCTGGAATAGATACTTAGGAAAAAACAGGAAACTTAAGTAAAGTTAGTAAAACAAGTAATGGTCACAATGACAACCACAACTGTCCCGGCCCCACaatgggcgccaaactgtttacccgtaAAACGGTTCAATTGAATTTATAGACGTGGTCAGGGACACGTGGATCAGAGTTACCAATAAGACTTAGATATTCGTATTGAAATAGTGTAAGTATGCGAAAACAAAGTAAGGAAAAGCCTGGGCAGCAAGTGACAATTCCGGACTTGGATTTCTCTGTTCTGGTCAGGCCGTGGCACCGGAGCTTAGAAAGTATGACAATAAGATTAAAGTTTATGCAAAGAACAAGTGTAAGAACTGAGTATATTAACTTGTCTCTTGCCGCAGAAATATTCATTTCATTATTTTTTACTTATCTAAAGtactaaaaatagatttttttagGAGGTAATTAAAGGTCATTTCTTACTGTAATTTACACCTTGGGAAGTCACGTGAAGGGTACCACCTTAAGGATATGTACTACTTATTTCGTCATTATGTTGCCAAAATGAAGCACATTCATGGCACATTTTACATGAGATTATTCAAGGCTCGTTAGTACGAAGTACTGCATGCAGCTTGCAACCTAGTGCTTCATCCAGTGACAGGAGTCAGGAATTTGACTAAGGGTGTTCAGACTATAAAGTAAAtgattaatatatttatttttgtcAGTCCCTTCGTAATCTGTCTTGAGAGCATTATTCGATCGCTTAagtttgaaatgtgtgtttgagcTTTAATTTCACTAAAAGTTTTAGTCGAGCAAAGAAAATTACTCAAGGAAGTCCAGTAAAGAAAATAATCAGGCACCAGCAAAAATAAAAAGTTAAAAGGTAATAAAAGAATCAGAGAAGAGAGAATCAAACAATCATCTTTTGACGCCGTTCGATAAGTTTTAGACGATGAGGTTTTAAACAAACTTTCTTGAGTAATTAAAAATTAAGTCAAATGtactttatttttaaataaaattaataaacTTATTTTGGATCACGTGGtatgaaaaaaattaataaatttaaaTACAATATTTTTGCAAAATATAATCAAGCAATTTTAGGTATATGTATTAGTACTATATTAATGAATCacaaatataattatttttattcGATTTAAAGTTTATATTGAGCTGTAACTTTGATTATCAAATTTTGTcataagaaaaaataaataaaaagtatgGGTG
The sequence above is a segment of the Lycium barbarum isolate Lr01 chromosome 6, ASM1917538v2, whole genome shotgun sequence genome. Coding sequences within it:
- the LOC132644428 gene encoding uncharacterized protein LOC132644428, producing MIFRGATIAGTSFTASRKMKISVTREKRTRELPEDDAITFSDEDAAGVTLPYNDALVITVLIGRRQVKRVMVDTRSSANILRLKVVEEMGLLEKMILAARTLFEFNIASETTKGEIDLLVGAGGVTKLTKFYVIGGDMQYNAIFGRP